A window from Hymenobacter volaticus encodes these proteins:
- a CDS encoding metallophosphoesterase family protein gives MSLSTSFRLRASSCAAALTLLGGCEILEFSPNAYNGSKDQTNLTAKHLARLAANPLPPGDTLRFVFSGDSQRFYDHAENLVKSVNQQRGLSMMVIAGDISDFGLAREMRWIDERLSKLNIPYLTVIGNHDQVGNGREAYQHIFGPLNYSFIYGDTKFTFIDTNSREYNFNGKIPDVPWLQQQVSNLQGAKRQVVMSHVPPDDGDFDSRLTPAYTNTLATAPKLVFELNGHRHSFRIGETFNDGVTYINSSSFERDQYIILTVWNDANDQPKYRLKTVHF, from the coding sequence ATGTCTCTTTCTACTTCGTTCCGACTGCGCGCTTCAAGTTGCGCGGCGGCGTTGACACTGCTTGGTGGCTGCGAGATTTTAGAATTCAGTCCCAATGCCTACAACGGGTCAAAAGACCAAACCAATTTAACGGCCAAGCACTTAGCGCGCCTCGCGGCTAATCCGCTGCCGCCCGGCGACACGCTGCGCTTTGTGTTCTCGGGCGACTCGCAACGCTTCTACGACCACGCCGAAAACTTGGTTAAGAGTGTGAACCAGCAGCGGGGACTGTCGATGATGGTGATTGCGGGCGACATATCGGACTTCGGGCTAGCCCGGGAAATGCGCTGGATAGACGAGCGGCTAAGCAAGCTCAACATCCCGTACCTCACCGTCATTGGGAACCACGACCAAGTAGGCAACGGCCGGGAGGCGTACCAGCACATTTTCGGTCCCCTGAACTACTCGTTCATATACGGGGATACCAAGTTCACCTTCATCGACACCAATAGCCGCGAGTACAACTTCAACGGCAAAATCCCGGACGTGCCGTGGCTGCAGCAGCAAGTAAGCAACCTGCAAGGTGCCAAACGGCAGGTGGTGATGTCGCACGTGCCCCCGGATGATGGCGACTTCGATTCGCGACTAACGCCGGCCTATACCAACACCTTAGCTACGGCACCCAAGCTGGTGTTTGAGTTGAATGGCCACCGCCACTCGTTCCGGATTGGCGAGACGTTCAACGACGGCGTGACCTACATCAACTCCTCTTCCTTCGAGCGAGACCAGTACATCATTCTGACGGTCTGGAACGATGCCAACGATCAGCCGAAGTACCGCCTGAAAACCGTCCACTTCTAA
- a CDS encoding lysophospholipid acyltransferase family protein has product MLFYTVMKPLVQVALRVFFRRLEIRHRDRLQTPGPLLMVSNHPNTLMDPLVVAANRREPISFLAKSTFFKNPITRAILTSGNSIPIYRRQDVETDGAPVTNEQMAAQNEATFGKCYDYLGKGGTVMIFPEGTSVSERRLRPLKTGAARIALGAEARHDFKLGLRLLPVGINYFDPQHFRSDVLINVAPPIRVADYADAYRQDPLAAADQLTEDFRRHLEQRLVITRDAAEDELVQRLERTFTGHLIEDDPRTLYDNFQLSRTLLQAVTYFDQHDPGRLTEARAHLTAYLSELKRLGLTDDALESERKGRTRGERALRAVVKLTLGLPVYLYGVLNNYLPYKLPSVVAKRATKEVEFVAPIMLVVGMLTFSVGYIIQIALVHHFTQDWRWTTLYGISLPLTGFYALSYWNQLASRVRRVRALRLFRQQRPLMENLLRQRATILRLLSEAREKYLARTVQE; this is encoded by the coding sequence ATGCTCTTCTATACTGTCATGAAGCCCCTGGTGCAGGTGGCCTTGCGCGTGTTTTTCCGTCGGCTCGAGATTAGGCACCGGGACCGGCTGCAGACGCCGGGGCCGCTACTCATGGTCAGCAACCACCCCAACACGCTCATGGACCCGCTGGTGGTTGCAGCCAACCGGCGTGAGCCCATTTCTTTTCTAGCCAAGAGCACCTTCTTCAAGAACCCAATTACAAGGGCCATTCTCACGTCAGGCAATTCCATTCCGATTTACCGCCGGCAAGATGTGGAAACCGACGGCGCGCCCGTTACGAACGAGCAGATGGCGGCCCAGAACGAGGCCACTTTTGGCAAGTGCTACGACTACCTAGGCAAGGGCGGCACGGTCATGATTTTCCCCGAGGGCACCAGCGTGAGTGAGCGGCGCCTGCGGCCCCTCAAAACTGGGGCGGCCCGCATTGCGCTCGGCGCCGAGGCGCGGCACGATTTTAAGCTCGGGCTGCGCCTGTTGCCGGTGGGTATCAACTACTTCGATCCGCAGCACTTCCGCTCCGACGTTCTCATCAACGTTGCCCCGCCCATTCGCGTGGCCGACTACGCCGACGCATACCGCCAAGACCCGCTGGCCGCGGCCGACCAACTCACCGAAGACTTCCGCCGCCACTTAGAGCAACGCCTCGTTATCACGCGCGACGCGGCCGAGGACGAGTTAGTGCAGCGGCTGGAGCGAACCTTCACGGGCCACCTCATCGAAGACGACCCCCGCACGCTCTACGACAACTTTCAACTTAGCCGCACGCTGCTCCAAGCCGTAACCTATTTCGACCAGCACGACCCCGGCCGCCTCACCGAAGCGCGCGCCCACCTGACTGCGTACCTAAGCGAGCTAAAGCGCCTCGGCCTTACCGACGACGCGCTGGAGTCGGAGCGGAAAGGGCGGACGCGGGGCGAGCGGGCGCTGCGGGCGGTGGTAAAGCTGACACTAGGGTTGCCGGTGTATCTGTATGGTGTTCTGAACAATTATCTTCCGTACAAGCTGCCATCGGTGGTGGCCAAGCGCGCCACCAAGGAAGTAGAGTTCGTGGCGCCCATTATGCTGGTAGTAGGCATGCTCACATTCAGTGTCGGCTACATTATTCAGATTGCGCTGGTCCACCACTTCACGCAGGATTGGCGCTGGACTACACTCTACGGCATAAGCTTGCCTCTGACAGGCTTCTACGCCCTCTCGTACTGGAACCAACTGGCTAGCCGGGTGCGCCGGGTGCGGGCGTTGCGCCTCTTCCGTCAGCAGCGCCCCCTTATGGAAAACCTGCTGCGGCAGCGCGCCACCATTTTGCGTCTGCTGTCTGAGGCCAGAGAGAAATATCTAGCCAGAACTGTGCAGGAGTAG
- a CDS encoding chorismate mutase encodes MNQTALAPKTVNINKKALLISGPCSAETEEQVLQSATELAATGRVDMLRAGIWKPRTKPGMFEGIGTKGLPWLRKAKEQTGLPVAVEVATAKHVEDCLAFEVDVLWVGARTTGNPFSVQEIANALRGVDIPVLVKNPIHPELELWVGAVERLAKAGLKDLGLIHRGFASYGNTDFRNAPMWHLPIEMKRRMPDLPIICDPSHICGRRDTLAAVAQQSIDLDFDGLMLESHPDPDNAWSDAKQQVTAAALKDMLEHLVWRHEPDNQREFQTALAGLRAQINQLDTEIMQLLGRRMGVAQQIGQYKKDNDITILQTTRYSEILERSLRQGTALGLTPEFIHSYLEAVHLESINRQNKVMNS; translated from the coding sequence ATGAATCAAACTGCCCTCGCGCCCAAGACCGTGAACATCAACAAGAAGGCGCTTCTAATTTCTGGACCATGCAGCGCCGAAACCGAAGAGCAAGTGCTGCAATCTGCCACCGAGTTGGCGGCTACGGGCCGCGTAGATATGCTGCGGGCGGGCATCTGGAAGCCACGCACCAAGCCAGGCATGTTCGAGGGCATCGGTACGAAAGGCTTGCCTTGGTTGCGTAAGGCTAAGGAACAGACGGGTTTGCCGGTAGCCGTGGAAGTGGCTACGGCTAAGCACGTAGAGGATTGTTTGGCCTTCGAAGTGGATGTGCTGTGGGTGGGTGCCCGCACCACCGGCAACCCCTTCTCGGTACAGGAAATAGCCAACGCGCTGCGGGGTGTGGATATTCCGGTGCTCGTGAAAAACCCGATTCACCCGGAGCTGGAACTGTGGGTGGGCGCCGTGGAGCGTTTGGCGAAAGCTGGCTTGAAAGACCTCGGCCTAATCCACCGCGGTTTCGCCAGCTACGGCAACACCGACTTCCGCAACGCCCCGATGTGGCACTTGCCCATCGAGATGAAGCGCCGCATGCCCGATCTGCCCATCATCTGCGACCCGAGCCACATCTGCGGCCGCCGCGACACGCTAGCCGCCGTGGCGCAGCAGTCCATCGACCTTGATTTCGACGGCCTCATGCTGGAGTCGCACCCCGACCCGGACAACGCCTGGAGCGACGCCAAGCAGCAAGTAACGGCCGCCGCCCTCAAAGACATGCTCGAGCACTTGGTATGGCGCCACGAGCCCGACAACCAGCGCGAGTTCCAGACGGCTTTGGCGGGCCTGCGCGCGCAAATCAACCAGCTCGACACCGAAATCATGCAGCTACTCGGCCGCCGCATGGGCGTGGCGCAGCAGATCGGTCAGTACAAGAAAGACAACGACATCACCATCCTGCAAACCACTCGCTACAGCGAAATTCTGGAGCGCAGCCTGCGCCAGGGCACGGCCTTGGGGCTCACCCCCGAGTTCATCCATAGCTACCTTGAGGCAGTTCACTTGGAGTCCATCAACCGCCAGAATAAGGTGATGAACTCGTAA
- a CDS encoding prephenate dehydrogenase, producing the protein MTIVTVIGIGLIGGSLALSLRQQGLAHRFIGVEASPEHARRALELGLIDEIETDLATAVAAADLVVVAVPMDAMLSVLPQVLDAATGRQVVVDVGSTKEKLLAAVAEHPNRGRFVAIHPMAGTEYSGPEAAVQHLFAGKTLVVCDAHRSDPDAVQLVEALFRALPMRLLYLDAADHDLHAAYVSHISHITSFALALTVLEKEKEEQRIFDLASGGFESTVRLAKSSPAMWVPIFRQNRTNVLDVLDEHLRQLQELRRLLADEDYEGLRQSIEQANHIRKIIS; encoded by the coding sequence ATGACCATTGTAACTGTAATTGGAATCGGGTTGATTGGGGGCTCCCTGGCGCTGAGCTTGCGGCAGCAGGGCTTAGCACACCGCTTTATTGGGGTAGAGGCCAGTCCCGAGCATGCCCGACGGGCGTTGGAACTCGGCCTGATCGACGAAATTGAAACCGACCTCGCCACCGCCGTAGCCGCCGCCGATCTAGTGGTAGTGGCCGTGCCCATGGATGCTATGCTAAGCGTGTTGCCGCAGGTGCTAGACGCGGCCACCGGCCGCCAAGTGGTGGTGGATGTGGGCTCTACCAAAGAGAAGCTGCTGGCTGCCGTGGCCGAGCACCCAAACCGTGGGCGGTTCGTGGCCATCCACCCCATGGCGGGCACCGAATACTCTGGACCCGAGGCGGCCGTGCAGCACTTGTTTGCCGGCAAAACCCTGGTAGTGTGCGACGCGCACCGCAGCGACCCGGATGCGGTGCAACTGGTAGAAGCGCTGTTTCGGGCCTTGCCCATGCGCCTGCTCTACCTCGATGCCGCCGACCACGACCTGCACGCGGCGTACGTGTCGCACATTTCGCACATCACCTCTTTTGCGCTGGCACTCACAGTGTTGGAGAAAGAGAAAGAGGAGCAGCGTATCTTTGATTTGGCCAGCGGCGGTTTCGAGTCGACGGTGCGCCTGGCGAAAAGCTCCCCGGCTATGTGGGTGCCCATCTTTCGCCAGAACCGCACCAACGTGCTCGATGTGCTCGACGAGCACCTCCGGCAACTCCAAGAACTGCGCCGCCTGCTAGCCGACGAAGACTACGAAGGGCTGCGGCAATCCATCGAACAAGCCAACCACATTCGCAAAATCATTTCGTAG
- a CDS encoding pyridoxal phosphate-dependent aminotransferase: MQVSTAQRLANTGEYYFSQKLREIAALNQAGADIINLGIGSPDLPPHPTVTAALTASAALPTTHGYQSYQGIPALRAAVAEWYNRAYDVTLDPATEVLPLLGSKEGLMHIGMTFLEAGDVVLIPNPGYPTYRAVAEICGATIREYDLTEAAGWLPDLEALAESDLSKVKMMLVNYPHMPTGTRADAAFLARLVAFAQQHQIMLIHDNPYSFILNDAPMSLLAVPGAREVALELNSLSKSHNMAGWRVGLLAGRADWLREVLRFKSNMDSGMFLPVQQAAVAALALGDEWFTELNAVYKARREVVFELLHTLGCQPDPEQTGLFVWAAVPPAYADGYALSDELLNEARVFLTPGGIFGSNGNGFVRVSLCQSEAMLRKAVDRIVQSRKALA; encoded by the coding sequence ATGCAAGTTTCAACTGCTCAGCGCTTAGCGAATACCGGTGAATACTACTTCTCGCAGAAGCTGCGCGAAATTGCGGCCCTCAACCAAGCCGGCGCCGACATCATCAACCTCGGCATCGGTAGCCCCGACTTGCCGCCACACCCAACCGTAACGGCGGCACTCACAGCCTCGGCGGCGCTGCCTACCACCCACGGCTACCAGAGCTACCAAGGCATTCCGGCTTTGCGTGCGGCCGTAGCCGAGTGGTACAACCGCGCCTACGACGTGACCCTGGATCCGGCCACCGAAGTGCTGCCGCTGCTCGGCTCGAAAGAAGGTTTGATGCACATCGGGATGACGTTCTTGGAGGCCGGCGACGTCGTGCTGATTCCGAACCCCGGCTACCCCACTTACCGTGCAGTAGCCGAAATCTGCGGCGCCACCATCCGTGAGTATGACCTGACCGAAGCCGCTGGCTGGCTGCCCGACCTAGAGGCACTGGCTGAGTCGGACTTGAGCAAGGTGAAGATGATGCTGGTCAACTACCCGCACATGCCAACCGGCACCCGCGCCGACGCGGCGTTCTTGGCGCGGCTGGTGGCCTTCGCGCAGCAGCATCAGATTATGCTGATCCATGACAACCCCTACAGCTTCATCCTCAACGACGCGCCCATGAGTTTGCTGGCGGTGCCAGGCGCGCGGGAAGTAGCCTTGGAGCTGAATTCCTTGAGCAAGTCGCACAACATGGCCGGCTGGCGCGTGGGCCTGCTGGCGGGCCGCGCCGATTGGCTGCGGGAGGTGTTGCGCTTCAAGAGCAACATGGATTCGGGGATGTTTCTGCCGGTGCAGCAAGCGGCCGTAGCAGCGCTGGCGCTTGGGGATGAATGGTTTACGGAACTAAACGCCGTGTACAAGGCCCGGCGTGAGGTGGTATTCGAACTGCTGCACACTCTCGGCTGCCAACCCGACCCCGAGCAAACCGGCCTGTTTGTATGGGCTGCCGTGCCACCCGCCTACGCCGATGGCTATGCCCTCAGCGACGAGCTACTGAATGAAGCACGCGTGTTCCTGACGCCCGGCGGCATTTTCGGTAGCAACGGCAACGGCTTCGTCCGGGTGAGTCTCTGCCAAAGTGAAGCGATGCTTCGGAAGGCGGTGGACCGCATTGTGCAGTCTCGCAAGGCGTTGGCCTAG
- a CDS encoding prephenate dehydratase yields MSSSSAIAIQGYAGSFHELAARHYFGSTPAIAPCATFSEVVRQVTSGTAEVGLMAIENSIAGSILPNYSLLQRSAVQVTGEVYLRIRQHLLALPGQELADIREVHSHPVALLQCADFLALHPWQLVETVDTALSARHLREHSQIGIAAVAGEAAARLYGLEVLAHDIHADPENYTRFLVLERQDPERSISTANKASLYFHTDHQRGSLARVLTCIAGHGFNLSKLQSCPRPGRTWQYYFHADVEFDEATQLPDLLQELTLLTDDLQVLGAYQRGEYY; encoded by the coding sequence ATGTCTTCCTCTTCCGCCATTGCTATTCAGGGGTACGCGGGCAGTTTCCACGAACTAGCCGCTCGCCACTACTTCGGCTCAACCCCTGCTATTGCGCCCTGCGCCACTTTCAGCGAAGTAGTGCGGCAAGTAACGAGTGGCACGGCCGAGGTTGGATTGATGGCCATTGAGAATTCCATTGCCGGCAGCATCCTGCCCAACTACAGCTTGTTGCAACGGTCGGCAGTGCAGGTAACAGGTGAAGTGTACTTGCGCATCCGGCAGCACCTATTGGCCTTGCCGGGGCAGGAACTAGCCGATATCCGGGAAGTGCATTCGCATCCGGTGGCGCTGCTGCAATGCGCCGATTTCTTGGCGCTACACCCCTGGCAGTTGGTTGAAACGGTAGATACGGCCCTGAGCGCTCGGCACTTGCGCGAGCACAGCCAAATAGGAATTGCGGCCGTAGCTGGCGAAGCGGCTGCCCGCCTCTACGGCCTGGAAGTGCTGGCCCACGACATTCACGCTGACCCCGAAAACTATACTCGCTTCTTGGTATTGGAGCGCCAAGACCCCGAGCGGTCCATCAGCACGGCCAACAAAGCCTCGCTCTATTTCCACACCGACCACCAACGCGGCAGCTTGGCCCGCGTGCTGACGTGCATTGCCGGCCACGGCTTCAACCTCTCCAAGCTCCAGTCGTGCCCGCGGCCGGGGCGCACGTGGCAGTACTACTTCCACGCCGATGTCGAGTTCGATGAAGCCACACAGTTGCCGGACTTACTGCAAGAACTCACCCTGCTCACCGACGATTTGCAAGTGCTTGGCGCCTATCAGCGCGGCGAATATTATTGA
- a CDS encoding tetratricopeptide repeat protein, translated as MQHRLLFLLLLPLSLAWPCTAQNQPDAKPTKPAAAAKSAAPKTKSAPAQTKPATTQPKATAEADVLERASQLMLDRKYESAYKVLNRFDPKHRRPAVVLKKMELAINYNLRSREYEAFGFRDLEPLERLDSLRVRYSRAAIPYSFPIERTLLSLKKQYPTNYKISRALGDYYYQVLQCDCAEAEKSPKTLMALVSRNYTTANAHGLGDFTSYYALGYVHMLRNRFAESVTPFKRAIKLRPSYAWTHFHLAYCYNELKQLAKAGEEARAAARYFTDDPQMKSDALYMVEDIERRLATTTPSGSKTSSKKKM; from the coding sequence ATGCAACACCGTCTCCTCTTTCTCTTGCTTTTGCCCCTGAGTTTGGCGTGGCCCTGTACCGCCCAAAATCAACCCGACGCCAAGCCCACCAAGCCGGCGGCCGCAGCTAAATCCGCTGCTCCCAAAACGAAATCTGCTCCCGCGCAAACCAAGCCTGCGACAACGCAACCCAAGGCCACGGCCGAAGCCGACGTGCTGGAAAGGGCGTCGCAGTTGATGCTGGACCGCAAGTACGAATCGGCCTATAAGGTGCTCAACCGCTTCGACCCCAAGCACCGCCGACCAGCGGTGGTGCTCAAGAAAATGGAGTTGGCAATCAACTATAACCTGCGCAGCCGCGAGTACGAGGCGTTCGGCTTCCGCGACTTAGAGCCCTTGGAACGGCTTGATTCTTTGCGGGTCCGCTACAGCCGTGCCGCCATACCCTACAGCTTCCCAATAGAGCGCACGCTGCTGAGCTTGAAAAAGCAGTACCCCACCAACTATAAGATAAGCCGGGCCCTAGGCGACTACTACTACCAAGTGTTGCAGTGCGATTGTGCCGAAGCCGAGAAGTCGCCTAAAACGCTGATGGCGCTGGTATCGCGCAACTACACCACGGCCAATGCCCACGGCCTCGGCGACTTCACGTCCTACTATGCGCTCGGCTACGTGCACATGTTACGGAATCGGTTTGCGGAGAGCGTCACGCCTTTCAAACGGGCTATTAAACTGCGCCCGAGCTATGCGTGGACTCATTTCCACTTGGCTTATTGCTACAACGAACTCAAGCAGCTAGCCAAGGCCGGCGAGGAAGCCCGCGCAGCCGCTCGCTATTTCACCGACGACCCACAAATGAAGAGCGACGCGCTGTATATGGTAGAAGATATAGAACGGCGCTTGGCCACCACGACTCCATCTGGCTCAAAA